The following are encoded in a window of Gossypium raimondii isolate GPD5lz chromosome 13, ASM2569854v1, whole genome shotgun sequence genomic DNA:
- the LOC105781116 gene encoding peroxidase 3 codes for MAGTSSLGIVVVVVLALIGSTQAQLQMYFYGTSCPKAEHIVKDYVKQHIPNAPSLAAALLRMHFHDCFVRGCDASLLLNSTTGQAEKNATPNLSLRGFDFIDRVKSLLEAECPGVVSCADIIALAARDSVVTIGGPFWNVPTGRRDGVISNITEALANIPSALSNFTTLLSQFNNLGLNTTDMVLLSGGHTIGISHCPAVSPRLYNSTGPGGIDPTMDSEYAENLKANKCKTASDNTTILEMDPGSRKTFDLSYYSLLLKRRGLFQSDAALTTDSTSLAFINQLLSSPTQFFFDEFGKAMEKMGRINVKTGSEGEIRKQCALVNS; via the exons ATGGCAGGAACAAGTTCTCTAGggattgttgttgttgttgttttagcATTGATTGGGTCAACACAGGCTCAATTGCAGATGTACTTCTATGGCACCAGCTGTCCTAAAGCTGAGCATATTGTGAAGGACTATGTTAAACAGCATATCCCTAACGCCCCATCACTCGCTGCCGCTCTCTTAAGAATGCACTTCCATGATTGCTTTGTTAGG GGCTGTGATGCATCTCTGCTTCTAAACTCCACGACCGGCCAAGCAGAAAAGAATGCAACTCCAAATCTATCATTGAGAGGCTTCGATTTCATTGATAGAGTGAAGAGTCTCCTCGAAGCTGAATGCCCTGGCGTCGTCTCTTGTGCTGATATCATCGCTTTGGCTGCCAGGGACTCTGTAGTAACCATC GGAGGACCATTTTGGAACGTTCCAACAGGAAGAAGAGATGGTGTAATATCCAATATCACCGAAGCACTTGCCAACATTCCAAGCGCTCTCAGCAACTTCACTACTCTCCTTTCACAGTTCAATAACCTAGGACTTAACACAACTGACATGGTTCTCCTATCCG GTGGTCACACCATCGGCATATCCCATTGCCCGGCTGTTTCGCCCCGATTGTACAATTCCACTGGCCCCGGCGGAATCGACCCAACCATGGACAGCGAGTACGCTGAAAACCTCAAGGCCAACAAGTGTAAAACCGCGAGCGATAACACCACAATACTTGAGATGGACCCTGGGAGTCGGAAAACCTTCGATCTTAGCTACTACTCACTCTTGCTCAAAAGAAGGGGTCTTTTCCAGTCCGATGCTGCTTTAACCACTGATTCAACTAGCTTGGCTTTCATCAACCAGCTCCTTTCCAGCCCCACACAGTTCTTCTTTGATGAGTTTGGCAAAGCTATGGAGAAAATGGGTCGGATTAATGTTAAGACTGGATCCGAAGGCGAGATCAGGAAGCAATGTGCACTTGTTAACAGctaa